The Microterricola viridarii nucleotide sequence TGTCGCCGTCACCGGCGGCACCGCGACCGCATCGCTGAAGCTCGCCAAGATCGGCACAGCCTCGCTGACCGCCGTCTTCACGCCCGCCAAGAACGCGCTCTTCCTCACCAGCACCTCGGCCGCCGTCTCGGTGGCGGTCGCGGCCAAGCCCGTCACCCCGCCGGCCGCCCAGACCGGTGAGCTCTCCTGGGGCATCTACGGCGCGTTCCGTGACTACATCACCGGGCCCATCGCGAAGGGCGAGGTCGCGCTGAGCGACGGCGCCTCCGCGTCGGGCAGCGGCTACCTGTTCGCGCAGACCGGCGGCACCGTCGACCTGCAGGCAGGCAAGGGCGCCGCGGACTACAGCGGCGCCGTGCGCTTCACCGGCCATCACGGTGCGCTCGACGTGACCATCGGCTCCCCGACGCTGCGCCTCGACAGCAAGACGACGGCAACGCTCCGCGTCGTCGTCAACGGCACCCGCGTCGACTTCGCAACCGTCAACCTGGCGGCTGCCGGCACCAGCACCGACAAGGACAAGACCCTCTTCGTCGACGCCCCCGTGACCCTCAGCGAGGCCGGAGCAGTCGCCTTCCTGGGCAACTACCCCGCCGGAACCGTGATCGACCCGATCACCGTCGCCTTCAGCACCGGCGCAACTGAGCCGGTCGAGACCGTCGGCACCCGCACGGCCCTCAGCGTCGACAAGGACACCGTCGTCGTCGGCGGCTCCGTCAAGCTGAGCGCCACCGTCACGCCGGCCAGCGCCCAGGGCAGCGTCATCTTCGCCGCCAACGGCAGCCAGCTCGGCGCCGCGGTGCGCGTTGCCGACGGCCAGGCCTCGGCCGACGCCGTTCTGCGCACCGTGGGCAGCATCGCGCTGACCGCGCGCTTCGTGCCGGATGCCGGTTTCGGCGCGAGCAGCTCTGCTGCGAGCACCGTGAAGGTGACGAGCTCCGTGCTGCCGCCGGTCAAGCCCCCGGTGATCACCCCGCCGACGACGCCCGTCGTTCCCCCCGTTGTCGCCCCGACCGTGCAGGGCGGATCGCTCAGCTGGGGACTCGGAAGCGTCTTCCGCAACTACATCACCGGACCCATCGCCAAGGGCTCGATCAGCGTCGGCAGCGGCGCCACCTCCTCCGGCGGCGTGTTCCAGTTCGGCCAGAGCGGCGGAAGCTTCGACCAGGGCAGCGGAACGGGCACGGCCGACTACGCCGGCAGCGTGCGCTTCACCGGGCACGGCGGCATCCTCGACCTGACCTTCGCCAACCCGACGCTCAGCGTGACGAGCGCCACCAGCGCACTGCTCTCGCTCTCCGTGAACGGCGGCCGCGTCGACTTCGCCACGGTCAACCTGGGCTCGGCAGCGCGCTCCAGCCTGAACGGTGCGACCGTCTTCAGCGGTGCCCCGGTCACGCTGACCGCCGCCGGCGCGAGCGCCTTCCAGGGCTACTACAGCGCTGGTGAGGTCCTCGACCCGATGACCGTGACCATCGGCGCCGCAGCCGCAGCGCCGTCCGGCACCACCGGGACGATCGCCACGGCATCCGTCAACACGCCCGCCCAGGGCGCCGTCCCGGCCAGCCCGCCGGCCACCACCGGCATCACGCTCACACCGGAGGTGCTCGGCTCGATCGCAGCCGGCGGCCAGATCTCCTTCGAGGCCGACGGCTTCCAGCCCAACGAGACCGGCATCCGCGTCGTGATCTACTCGACGCCGACCGTTCTGGCCGAGAACCTCACCGCCGACGCCAACGGCGTCGTGCGCTGGAGCGGCACGCTGCCGGCCACGCTGACCGGCGAGCACACGCTCACCGTGCAGGGCTCGATCAGCAAGGGTGTCGTCATCACGATCCCCGAGCGCGCCGTGGTCGGCTTCTGCCCGGTCGAGGGCGCGACGCTGGACTGGGGCTTCAAGCAGAGCTTCCTCGCCTACATCAGCAGCGGCATCGCCAACGGCGGCTGGGAGCTCGCCGGCGGCACCACCGAGGCCGACGGACTGTTCCACTGGGCAGACGGCACCGGCAGCATCGACCAGAAGAGCGGCGCAGGGCTCGTGTCCTACCTCGGCAGCATCCGGTTCACGGGCCACGACGGCGCACTGGACACCACCGTCGCCAACCCGCGCATCGAGCTGGTCAGCGAGACCGAGGGCTACCTCGTGCTCGACGTCACCGGCACCACCCAGCAGGGCGAGCCGATCGACGGCCAGGCATTGCGCTTCGGCCAGCTGACGCTCGGCGCCGGCAGCCTCGAGGTGACGGAGGCCGGTATCACCGGCACCGACATCGAGGCCGTGCTGACGGATGCCGGGGCCGCAGCCTTCGGCACCTACCCCGCCGGGGACGCCCTCGACCCGATCAGCTTCACGCTGCCGACCGCCGACTGCGCAGTCGTGGCCGCAGAGGCCGAGTCGAGCGAGGCCGGCCCGAGCGACAAGACGGTGACCGCCATCAGCGCGGACGTCGCCGAGCAGGGCGTCAGCTGGATCGTCTGGGTTCTGGCCGCGGTGCTCGCCGCTGCCCTGGCTGTGATCGTGGTGCTGCTGGCCAAGCGGCGTCGAGCGGGGGCTGACGCCTCGGCCGAGTAACACGGCGATTGCATGATGCGGGGCCCTCACCGAGATCGGTGGGGGCCCCGTTCGTGTGCCCGGGATCTGGCCCCCCGCTCTCGCCGGGTGCGCCCGCACACAGAATGGTGCGCGACAATAGAAGTGTGAGTGAAACCGCCGCGTCAGAACCCGTCCAGCCCCGGCCCGAGACCGAGCCGGCTCAGGGTGCGCCTGTGCCGCACGAGCCGGTGGAGACCGTCGTCGCGCACGAGACGCTGCGCGTGCGCCGCGCCCCCAAGGTCACCCGGTTCCTCGCGATCGGCGTCGGCGTCGGCGTCGTGGCCGCGCTGATCCTCACCATGATCTTCCCCGAGAACGACGACTACGACCGCGGTCAGGTCTTCGGTTTCCTGCTGCTCTTCTGCGGTGCGGTGGGCCTCGGCCTGGGCGCACTGACCGCCCTGATTCTCGACCGCCGCGCTGCCCGTCGATCCGTCACTGTCGTGGCCGATAGAATTGACGCGCACTCGGGCGACAACTCACAGTAAGGGGCCTCGACTTGGCCAGCGGCGACGGACTTCTCAACCATGATCTGCTCCCCGGCGAGAAGGGACCACAGGATGCCTGCGGTGTCTTCGGCGTCTGGGCTCCCGGCGAGGAGGTGGCCAAGCTCAGCTACTTCGGGCTCTACGCGCTGCAACACCGCGGCCAGGAGTCAGCCGGCATCGCGACCAGCGATGGCAGCAAGATCCTCATCTACAAGGACATGGGCCTTGTCTCGCAGGTCTTCAACGAGACCGCGCTGAACACCCTCACCGGCCACATCGCCGTCGGGCACACGCGCTACTCGACCACCGGGTCCTCCAGCTGGCAGAACGCGCAGCCGACGCTCGGCCGCACCTCGACCGGCACCGTCGCCCTCGGCCACAACGGCAACCTCACCAACACGGCCGAGCTGCTCGAACTGGTGCACGAGCGCTACCCGGAGACGGATGGCGAGCTGCGCCGCGGCAACACGACCGACACCGCCGTCGTCACCGCGCTGCTGACCGGCGACACGAACCACACGCTCGAGCAGACCGCCCTCGAGGTGCTGCCGCGCCTGCGCGGCGCCTACTGCCTCGTCTTCATGGACGAGCACACCCTCTACGCCGCCCGCGACCCGCAGGGCGTGCGCCCGCTGGTGCTCGGCCGTCTCGACCGCGGCTGGGTCGTGGCATCCGAGACCGCCGCCCTCGACATCGTCGGCGCCGCCTTCGTGCGCGAGGTGGAGCCGGGCGAGCTGATCACCATCGACGAGGACGGCCTGCGCTCGCAGCGCTTCGCCGAGTCCAAGCCGGCCGGATGCGTGTTCGAGTACGTCTACCTGGCGCGCCCCGACACCGCGATCGCCGGCCGCGGCGTGCACGAGGCCCGCGTCGAGATGGGCCGCCGCCTCGCCGCGGAGCACCCCGTCGAGGCCGACCTCGTCATCCCCACCCCCGAGTCGGGTACCCCCGCCGCCATCGGCTACGCCCAGGCCAGCGGCATCCCGTTCGGCCAGGGCCTGGTCAAGAACTCCTACGTCGGCCGCACCTTCATCCAGCCGTCGCAGACCATTCGCCAGCGCGGCATCAAGCTCAAGCTGAACCCGCTGAAAGAGGTCATCAAGGGCAAGCGCCTCATCGTGGTGGACGACTCGATCGTGCGCGGCAACACGCAGCGCGCCCTCGTCTCGATGCTGCGCGAGGCCGGCGCCGCCGAGGTGCACGTGCGCATCTCCAGCCCGCCCATCACCTGGCCCTGCTTCTACGGAATCGACTTCGCCACCAAGGCCGAGCTCGTCGCCTCCGGCCTCGGCGTCGACGAGGTGCGCCAGTCGATCGGCGCCGACTCGCTCGGCTACCTCTCCGAGGACGGCATGATCGAGGCCACCGAGCAGCCGCGCGAGCGCCTCTGCACCGCCTGCTTCACCGGCAAGTACCCGATCCCGCTGCCCCAGTCGCAGCACCTCGGCAAGAACCTGCTCGAGCGCCCCGTCGCCTCGAACGGCTGCGAGCCGGGCCCGGATGCCGAGTTCGAGAGCGTGCTCGAGGTGGGCATGCCCCTCGTCATCGGCGACCCCGGCCGCCAGGAATAGTAGTCCTTCACGTCGGCTGAAGGAGCGCCCCATCACGTCGGCTGAAGGAGCGCCACATCACGTCGGCTGAAGGAGCGCCAGCGACTGAAGCCCGGTTTCCGGCGTGAGAGATCGTTTCGCGAAGCCGCTCAGGGCTTCGCTCGTTCCTCGCTCAGCCGACGGGGGAGGCGGCTCTGCCGGCCGGAGAGCGATCAGGCGAGCTCGGCGATGATGGGCCGCAGCGCGTCGGTGAACCCGGTCGGGTCGGTGCGCAGCGTGTCGGTGATGGCGACGCTCGTGCGCCCGATCCACCAGGCACCGGATGCCGCAAGCGGCAGCAGCTGCACGGTGAGCTCGAACACGCGCGCCCGCCGGCCGTGCACCCGCTCGTTCTCGGCGATCAACCCCGCGTAGGCGAGCTTCAGCGAGCCGCGCGGTTCGTGCTGGTAGTCGGCGAATCGTCGCGCCGCGGCATCCGACCACGCCACCGCCGCCTCGGCGTACGGGGTGATCGCCTCGAGCAGCAGCTCGGCGCCCCGCACGGGGAGGGCGACCAGGTCGCCGAAACCCGGTGCCAGCTCCAGCGGGATCGGTGACGGATAGCGCTCGGGCTCGACGGTGCTCGCCCACCACAGCAGCCACTGCGTCTCAAGCTGGCTGCGCTCTGGCTCCGGGATCAGCTCGAAGGGCAGCGGCGCGGCCGGCTGGGCGTCGGCGGGCGGGGGAGTGAGCGCTGAGTGCTGGGGCTGCCTGAGCAGCGCGTGGTGCAGCGGGTGGCGCAGCTCACGCAACGCGGTTCCGTCGGAGACCCCGATCACGCCCTGCAGCCGGGGCAGCTCCACCGGGGCTTCGATGCCGATGCGGTCGCGCAGGTAGAGGGCGAGCAACACCTGACGGTTCGCCTCTTCACGAACCGACCACCATGCCGCGCCGGAGCCCCACATAGGGTCAGTGTAGCCCGCGCGCCCGCGCCCGGCTCCGGAGATTTCCGTGGATTTCCGGGGATTGTCGGGGCAGGGTGAAGCCGGGGCGGCGCCGTCGAAATCTGGCGCCCGCGCGCCCGGTACCCTATAAGGGTGACCGAGAATTCTTACGCCGCAGCAGGCGTCGACACAGCAGCCGGCGACCTTGCGGTCGAACTCATGAAGGCGGCCGTCTCCAAGACGCACGGCCCGAACGTCCTGGGTGGTGTCGGCGGCTTCGCCGGCCTCTTCGACGTGTCATTCCTCACCGCGTACAAGCGGCCCCTGCTGGCCACCTCGACCGACGGCGTCGGCACCAAGGTCGCCATCGCGCAGGCCCTCGACAAGCACGACACCATCGGCCAGGACCTGGTCGGCATGGTCGTCGACGACATCATCGTGGTGGGTGCCAAGCCCATCTTCATGACCGACTACATCGCCTGCGGCAAGGTCGTCCCCGCCCGCATCGCCTCGATCGTCGAGGGCATTGCCAAGGCCTGCTCCGCCACCGGCACCGCGCTCGTCGGCGGCGAGACCGCCGAGCACCCCGGCCTCCTCGGCCCGGACGACTACGACGTGGCCGGCGCCGCCGTCGGCGTCGTCGAGGGTGACGCCGTGCTCGGCGCCGACCGGGTGCAGCACGGCGACGTCGTCATCGCCATGGCCTCCTCCGGCATCCACTCCAACGGCTTCTCGCTGGTGCGCCACATCCTCGCCCAGAACAAGATCGGCTACACCGACCACTCCAACGAGTTCGGCGGCGTCGTCGGCGAGGTGCTCCTCGAGCCGACCCGCCTCTACACCGGCCCGCTCGTCAGCGTGCTCGAAGACCCGGCCCTCGCCGGCAGCGTGCACTCCCTCAGCCACGTCACCGGCGGTGGCATCGCCGCCAACCTCGCCCGCGTGCTGCCGGTCGGCTCCTGGGTCGAGGTGGACCGCGCCAGCTGGTCGCCGAACAGCGTGTTCCGCGTGCTGAGCGACCTCGCCGGCACCAGCCTGGAGAGCGCCGAGGGCACCTGGAACCTCGGCATCGGCATGTTCGCCGTCGTGGCCGCGGATTCCGCCTCCAGCGTCATCGCCAAGCTCGAGTCCGAGGGCATCCACTCCTGGGTCGCCGGCCGTGTCTCGACGACGCCGCGTGACTTCACCGGTTTCGAGCAGGGCGCCAAGGGCGTCGACGGCGGCGCCGTGCGCCTGGTCGGCAGCTACGCCGCCTAGTCAGCTCGCTCCAGAAGAGCCCGCCCCAGACGAACCCGTCGGTCACACCGTGGCCGGCGGGTTCTTTCTGTGCGCGGCCCGTGGCAGCCCGAAAAATGGCATGCGAAAAGCCGTGAGCTCAGCGTTGAAACGCTGAGCTCACGGCATCCAGTGCGGAGAAAAGACTAAGCGCGCTTCTGCTCGTCTTCGGTCGCGTAGGTGTCCTCGTACGGTGTGGCCTCATACTCAGGCCACTTGGCGAGGTCTTCGTCGAGACGATCCCCACCAGGTCGAACATCACCACTATGCGTGAGTTCGCGTTCGAGAGCACCGTAGTTGGTGTCGGGGCTGAAGTACTTCAGCTCACGGGCTACCTTGGTGTGCTTTGCTTTTTGACGGCCGCGCCCCATGCGAGACCCCCTTACGATGACAGGCCGGTTGCTAATGATGCGCCCGGGATTTACCGATAAAAAGTATGAAAACTAACTGCCAGTTTAGCATGTAGGGTGCACAGTGCCGGTGGCCGCTTCAGAGACAGAGAATGGGACGAGGTTTGATGAGATTCGACCGTGATGTGCCGGTCGTTGTCATCGGATCTGGGCAGGCCGGGCTGGCCGTTTCCTACTACCTGCGCCGCTTCGATTTGGTGGCCGGGCAGGACTTCGTGGTCCTGGACCGGGGGCCAGACGCCGGCGGCGCCTGGCAGCACCGGTGGCCAAGCCTGCGGCTCGGCTCCGCCCACCGTGTTCACGATCTGCCCGGGATGGCCGAGCTCGACCTGAGCTTCGACACCGCCGCGCGGGACGTGCCGGCCCGCGATATCGTCGCCGACTACTACCGGCGCTACGAGGAGCACTTCCAGCTGCACGTCGAGCGGCCCGTCACCGTGCGCTCGGTCGTGAACAGCGGGGCGGACCTAGTGGTGCACACCGACAGGGGCTCCATCGGCACGCGCTTCGTCGTGAACGCGACGGGCACCTGGGGTGCCCCATTCATCCCGCACTACCCGGGGGTGATGGATTTCGCCGGGCGCCATCTGCACACCGCGGACTACGTCTCGGCCGAGGACTTCCGCGACAAGAACGTCATCGTCGTCGGCGGCGGCACCTCGGCGATCGGATTCATGCTCGAGCTGGAGGGTGTGGCGTCCGGCCTCACCTGGGTGGCGCGCCGGCCGATCGACTGGCTCGACAGCGAGCAGCTCGACGTGGAGGGGGCGGCCGAGGCGGTCGCCGCGCAAGACAGGGCGGCGCGGGCGGGGCAGGCGCTGCCGAGCATCGTCAGCGGCACCGGCGTGCCCAAGACCCGGCGCATCGCGGCCGGCATCCACCGCGGCCTGCTCGTGGCCAAGCCGATGTTCAGCGTGCTCGAGCCCGGCGGCGCCCGCTGGGCCGACGGCAGCGTCGTCCCGGCCGACGCGATCATCTGGGCGACGGGCTTCCGGCCGGAGCTGCGTCACCTCGCGCCGCTGAAGCTGCGCGAGGCCGCGGGCGGCGTGACCGTGGGCTCCGGGGCCTCGTGGACCGACCCGCGCATCTTCCTCGCCGGCTACGGCCCGCAGGCGTCCACGATCGGCGCCAGCAGGGCGGGCCGCACGATCGCCCGCCAGATCATGGCGCTGCTCTAGCCGTTCCCGTTGGCTCACGCTCCCCGTTGGCTCGAGGGAGCGTGCGACTGAAGCCAACAGGCGGCCACCGCCCAAACCCGCTGGTCGAGTAGCGAGGAACGAGCGTATCGAGACCTTGTGCGTGGAACTGTTTCGAGTCGTGTCAGGGTCTCGATACGGCCCTGGCGGGCCTACTCGACCAGCGGGCGGGGGCCGCCGCTGGCGGGCCTACTCGACCAGCGGGTGCTGGCGGGCCTAATCGACCAGCGGGTGCTGGCGGGCCTACTCGACCAGCGGGTGGGGGACCGTCACCGGCCGGGCCGCGCCTACCGCTTGTTGCGGGGCGGCCGGTTGCGCGTCGTGGTGCCGGAGGCCGGGGCGATCGGCTTGCGCTGCACCGGGCGCACGGGGCGCACTGGCTCGCCGCGGCGGTCCTGGCCGGGGACCGGGCGCGAGCGGCGTCCGTAGATCAGCTCGCTGGAGTCCAGCAGCCACGGCACCAGAGCAATCGTCACGCCGTGCACCAGCATCAGTTTCTGCCGCACCCGGCGCGCCTTGTGGTTGTGCAGCAGCCCCTCCCACCAGTGCCCGACGATGTACTGCGGCATGTAGATCGTGGTCACCTCGGAGCCGTGCTCCTCCCGCCGCGACTTCACGTACTGGATCAACGGGTGGCTGATGTCGCGGTACGGCGAGCTGATCACCCGCAGCGGCACCTGGATGTTCATGCGCACCCAGTCCTTCTTCAACTGCCTGGTCTGCTCGTCGTCGATCGAGACGTGCACCGCCTCCAGCGACTCGTGCCGCGCGGCGATCGCATAGTCGAGGGCCTTGAGCACGGGCTTCTGCATGTTGCCGACGAGCACGATGGCGTGGTCGCCCTGCGAGCCGAACATCGTGGTCGGATCCACCTCGATCTCCCGCGCCACGTCGCGGTAGTAGCGATTCACGCCGAGCATCAGCAGGAACAGCACCGGCATCATCAGGAAGACGAGCCAGGCGCCGTGGGTGAACTTGGTGATGGTCACGACCAGCAGCACCACCGCGGTCATCACGGCGCCGAGCGCATTGATGGTGAGGCCGCGCCAGATGGCGCCGCGGTCCGGTTTCGGTTGTTTCAGTGCGCGCAGCCAGTGCACCACCATGCCGGTCTGGCCGAGGGTGAACGAGACGAAGACGCCGATGATGTAGAGCTGGATCAGCACGGTGAGGTTCGCCTGGAACACGGCGAGGATGACGATCGCCGCCAGCGCCAGTAGCAGCACGCCGTTCGAGTAGATTAGGCGGTCGCCGCGGGTGCTCAGCGACTTCGGCGCGTAGCCGTCCTTGGCGAGCACCGAGCCGAGCAGTGGGAAGCCGTTGAAGGCCGTGTTGGCGGCGAGCAGCAGCACGAGTGCGGTGGCGGCCTGGATGATGAAGAACAGGATCGTGTTGTTGCCGAAGGTCGCGGCGGCCACCTGCGCCATCAGGCTGCGCTGCGGCTTGGTCTCGCAGTCGACGAAGCCGATCAGATTGCAGGCACTCTCGGCGTAATGCACCTGGGTGATCAGGGCGAGGGTGGTGAGGCCGGCGAACAGCGCGATCGCGATGCCGCCCATCAACACGAGCGTGCGCTGGGCGTTCTTGATCTTGGGCGCCCGGAACGCCGGCACGCCGTTCGAGATGGCCTCCACGCCGGTGAGCGCACTGCATCCGCTGGCGAAGGAGCGCAGCAGCAGCAGGATGACGGCGGCCTGGGTCAGCTGCTCGGCCTGCACGGCATAGCCGGCCGACTCGGCGACCGGGGCATCGCCGAGCAGGGTGCGGGCGAGGCCAACGACGATCATCAACGCGACACTGCTGATGAAGAGGTAGGTGGGGATGGCGAACGCCTTGCTCGACTCGCTGACACCGCGCAGGTTGACCGCGGCGAGGATGATGACGAAGACGACCGCCAGCTCGACGCGGAACGGGTTGAGCTCTGGAATGGCCGAGATGATGTTGTCGACGCCGGAGGCCACCGAGACGACGACGGTCATGACGTAGTCGACGAGCAGGGCGGATGCCACGACGAGGCCGGACTTCTCGCCGAGGTTGCGGCTGGCCACCTCGTAGTCGCCGCCGCCGGACGGGTACGCCTTGATCAGCTGGCGGTAGCTGGCGACGACGGTGACGAGCAGCACGACGACGGCGAGGGCCACCCAGGGGGCGAAGCTGAGGAAGGCGAGGCCACCGATCATCAGGATCATCAGCAGCTCCTGCGGCGCGTACGCCACGGAGGAGAGCGGGTCGCTGGCAAAGATCGGCAGGGCGAGGTGCTTGGGCAGCAGCTGTCCTTCGAGCTTCTCGCTGGGGAGAGGATCCCCGATGATCCAGTGTTTTGCGGAACGCGGTTCCGCAGGTATTGAGGGGAGGTCTTTCGTCACGGCTGGTCAGCCTACGCCTGCGCGCGGGAAAGGCAAGCGGTCCTCACGGAATCCTCACGGTCGCCGGCCCCTGCGGTGATTTCGTGCGTGCGGGGCGGGATCTGCGCCGAACTGAGCGCCGAGCTGAGCGCCGATCTATGCGCTGAGTGCGCGGGCGGCGATGATGTGGCGGTACTCCGAGCCGCTCCGCTTGAGTGTGCGCCGGCCGGACTGG carries:
- a CDS encoding NAD(P)-binding domain-containing protein, with the translated sequence MRFDRDVPVVVIGSGQAGLAVSYYLRRFDLVAGQDFVVLDRGPDAGGAWQHRWPSLRLGSAHRVHDLPGMAELDLSFDTAARDVPARDIVADYYRRYEEHFQLHVERPVTVRSVVNSGADLVVHTDRGSIGTRFVVNATGTWGAPFIPHYPGVMDFAGRHLHTADYVSAEDFRDKNVIVVGGGTSAIGFMLELEGVASGLTWVARRPIDWLDSEQLDVEGAAEAVAAQDRAARAGQALPSIVSGTGVPKTRRIAAGIHRGLLVAKPMFSVLEPGGARWADGSVVPADAIIWATGFRPELRHLAPLKLREAAGGVTVGSGASWTDPRIFLAGYGPQASTIGASRAGRTIARQIMALL
- a CDS encoding HtaA domain-containing protein — encoded protein: MKTLQQHRARPQRWLATLTIAVLALGAPLATAAPAFADTALPAVEQVLPEQTPAEQPPAAATPADESRAEEAPAEEAPESWDAVQNAPVSTLSAEAPAPAPAVAATPVVTLSEAPHDGGAVVVRGTGFAAATPGVYLGVGIAGSDGFYSPGLVASETVWISIENIAGSSDAGKTAPMNSDGSFEVTVTVPAVSDAVPSYAVYTSKAHGQGFMDKSQNTATVVSYAAAPPAVVAPVLTLSKSTGLLAEGETVTVTGTGYDPAVPMYLIVCSDVPVEDVNFTFASKCTTGAKLIKPNPSASPNQVKLEEDGSFTTEFLVTDKGASGTAVYTVADHTAMQNRTQDVKVAVSFAPPVPQGPVLTLSKSTGLLAEGETVTVTGTGYDPAVPMYLIVCSDVPVEDVNFTFASKCTTGAKLIKPNPSASPNQVKLEEDGSFTTEFLVTDKGASGTAVYTVADHTAMQNRTQDVKVAVSFAPKVVGPAVTASVASASASSGLSVRLVGSDFGVTKSVYAAIIEKGTESSVTADSGFAVMEYWPEAVVGGVFDKKLVAPTAVLDRSKQYEVLVWRQHSLPNADTIYARADVTPTSGQWDALFPAPQPGAEATTTTLSVDKTAVVEGATVTATAVIAPVTASGTVSFLNGSTVVAKDVAVTGGTATASLKLAKIGTASLTAVFTPAKNALFLTSTSAAVSVAVAAKPVTPPAAQTGELSWGIYGAFRDYITGPIAKGEVALSDGASASGSGYLFAQTGGTVDLQAGKGAADYSGAVRFTGHHGALDVTIGSPTLRLDSKTTATLRVVVNGTRVDFATVNLAAAGTSTDKDKTLFVDAPVTLSEAGAVAFLGNYPAGTVIDPITVAFSTGATEPVETVGTRTALSVDKDTVVVGGSVKLSATVTPASAQGSVIFAANGSQLGAAVRVADGQASADAVLRTVGSIALTARFVPDAGFGASSSAASTVKVTSSVLPPVKPPVITPPTTPVVPPVVAPTVQGGSLSWGLGSVFRNYITGPIAKGSISVGSGATSSGGVFQFGQSGGSFDQGSGTGTADYAGSVRFTGHGGILDLTFANPTLSVTSATSALLSLSVNGGRVDFATVNLGSAARSSLNGATVFSGAPVTLTAAGASAFQGYYSAGEVLDPMTVTIGAAAAAPSGTTGTIATASVNTPAQGAVPASPPATTGITLTPEVLGSIAAGGQISFEADGFQPNETGIRVVIYSTPTVLAENLTADANGVVRWSGTLPATLTGEHTLTVQGSISKGVVITIPERAVVGFCPVEGATLDWGFKQSFLAYISSGIANGGWELAGGTTEADGLFHWADGTGSIDQKSGAGLVSYLGSIRFTGHDGALDTTVANPRIELVSETEGYLVLDVTGTTQQGEPIDGQALRFGQLTLGAGSLEVTEAGITGTDIEAVLTDAGAAAFGTYPAGDALDPISFTLPTADCAVVAAEAESSEAGPSDKTVTAISADVAEQGVSWIVWVLAAVLAAALAVIVVLLAKRRRAGADASAE
- the purM gene encoding phosphoribosylformylglycinamidine cyclo-ligase, with amino-acid sequence MTENSYAAAGVDTAAGDLAVELMKAAVSKTHGPNVLGGVGGFAGLFDVSFLTAYKRPLLATSTDGVGTKVAIAQALDKHDTIGQDLVGMVVDDIIVVGAKPIFMTDYIACGKVVPARIASIVEGIAKACSATGTALVGGETAEHPGLLGPDDYDVAGAAVGVVEGDAVLGADRVQHGDVVIAMASSGIHSNGFSLVRHILAQNKIGYTDHSNEFGGVVGEVLLEPTRLYTGPLVSVLEDPALAGSVHSLSHVTGGGIAANLARVLPVGSWVEVDRASWSPNSVFRVLSDLAGTSLESAEGTWNLGIGMFAVVAADSASSVIAKLESEGIHSWVAGRVSTTPRDFTGFEQGAKGVDGGAVRLVGSYAA
- a CDS encoding DUF3073 domain-containing protein; amino-acid sequence: MGRGRQKAKHTKVARELKYFSPDTNYGALERELTHSGDVRPGGDRLDEDLAKWPEYEATPYEDTYATEDEQKRA
- a CDS encoding APC family permease, with protein sequence MTKDLPSIPAEPRSAKHWIIGDPLPSEKLEGQLLPKHLALPIFASDPLSSVAYAPQELLMILMIGGLAFLSFAPWVALAVVVLLVTVVASYRQLIKAYPSGGGDYEVASRNLGEKSGLVVASALLVDYVMTVVVSVASGVDNIISAIPELNPFRVELAVVFVIILAAVNLRGVSESSKAFAIPTYLFISSVALMIVVGLARTLLGDAPVAESAGYAVQAEQLTQAAVILLLLRSFASGCSALTGVEAISNGVPAFRAPKIKNAQRTLVLMGGIAIALFAGLTTLALITQVHYAESACNLIGFVDCETKPQRSLMAQVAAATFGNNTILFFIIQAATALVLLLAANTAFNGFPLLGSVLAKDGYAPKSLSTRGDRLIYSNGVLLLALAAIVILAVFQANLTVLIQLYIIGVFVSFTLGQTGMVVHWLRALKQPKPDRGAIWRGLTINALGAVMTAVVLLVVTITKFTHGAWLVFLMMPVLFLLMLGVNRYYRDVAREIEVDPTTMFGSQGDHAIVLVGNMQKPVLKALDYAIAARHESLEAVHVSIDDEQTRQLKKDWVRMNIQVPLRVISSPYRDISHPLIQYVKSRREEHGSEVTTIYMPQYIVGHWWEGLLHNHKARRVRQKLMLVHGVTIALVPWLLDSSELIYGRRSRPVPGQDRRGEPVRPVRPVQRKPIAPASGTTTRNRPPRNKR
- the purF gene encoding amidophosphoribosyltransferase, with translation MASGDGLLNHDLLPGEKGPQDACGVFGVWAPGEEVAKLSYFGLYALQHRGQESAGIATSDGSKILIYKDMGLVSQVFNETALNTLTGHIAVGHTRYSTTGSSSWQNAQPTLGRTSTGTVALGHNGNLTNTAELLELVHERYPETDGELRRGNTTDTAVVTALLTGDTNHTLEQTALEVLPRLRGAYCLVFMDEHTLYAARDPQGVRPLVLGRLDRGWVVASETAALDIVGAAFVREVEPGELITIDEDGLRSQRFAESKPAGCVFEYVYLARPDTAIAGRGVHEARVEMGRRLAAEHPVEADLVIPTPESGTPAAIGYAQASGIPFGQGLVKNSYVGRTFIQPSQTIRQRGIKLKLNPLKEVIKGKRLIVVDDSIVRGNTQRALVSMLREAGAAEVHVRISSPPITWPCFYGIDFATKAELVASGLGVDEVRQSIGADSLGYLSEDGMIEATEQPRERLCTACFTGKYPIPLPQSQHLGKNLLERPVASNGCEPGPDAEFESVLEVGMPLVIGDPGRQE